The sequence below is a genomic window from Pseudomonas cremoricolorata.
CCCGAGCGGATTTTCGGTGGTCATGCATGAGTTCCTTTCGTTGTGGAACTGCCACCGCTCGCGGCCAAGCAAGTTAAGGTGGCAGCAGTACGCGGGTTGGCCGACCGGGACGAAAGGAGCCCGGCACACCCGAAGGTGTCCCGCGCACCACCGCCATGACGCAACATCGCGGGCACAAAAAAAGCGCCTGCGATGAACACTTGGCGCTGCTGCGCCTTTCGATTCCGACCGGCCAAGGTCGCATCGCCGAAGGTTCGACGACGTTGGGAATGTATGCCTGTGGGTGAGGTTATGCAACGGTTGCGTTCTAGATATGGCGTTGCTTTCGCACGTTCACTTACCGCGTAATCGCGTTGGGCTGACAGCGTCCCGCTCAACCGCCATTGCCAAGGTCTGAGCGGGCCCTTCGTCGAGCAACGACAGGACGTCGTACGTAGGCGATAGCCGCCATGCTCCTTCGCACCATAGGATGTAAGCGCGGGACATCAGAAATCCTCCGGCTTGGGCTTTGCCAAGCGCACACGTCTCGACGTCAGACTTTGATAGGCATCGTCATGATTGAAATAACGAGTGATTTCAGACGAGTTTTCGACACCGTCCAAAGAAACGAAGACCGACTCATCGAGCCCCAGGCGCCAAAGCACCAGCATGAACGATCGTAGGTCTACCGATTCGGATCCACCCTCAATCTTGCGCAGCGTGTGGGCGGAAACACCTATCGATGCCTTGAGGTCTGCCTGTCGCAAGCCCATGAATAAGCGTCTAGCTTTGACGAGAAGCCCTATTTTGCGCAGGGTGTCCGAGCAGGTAACGGGGAAAAAACTATTCATAAGATTCACGCTAACGAGCTTTAACACTCACAAAGTCTAGAAATACGAGTCTTAAATCTAAAAACCTATTCCCTAAGGCTCATTCACATGAGCCTTAGGGTTAATAAAGTCAACAGCGATTAACCTTAATCTTGCTGGAAAATGCCGATCAGAGCCGGGTGTGTGAAAAGAATAAAGGTTGTCACAACACCCCTTGAAATTCGCGGCCTCTAGAAAAAAACTGACAGGTCAGGGGCGGGAAAAGGTTGTCACAAAACTGGCTTTGACAAAAAGTCGGGTGTTTTTTCACAGAATAAAGGTTGTCACAGCTCATGTGACGAAAAAAGGAGCCAAGATGGAGGGGGTGAAAGCCTCAAAATCTTTATGATGGTATCTTTCCTAGATGGAGCGTACCTACGTCAGGAACTCCCATGATCGACTATGGCGGTGCCGGGATACTGGTGACTATTCACTAATCAGCGAATTACGGAAATAGAAAAGCCCGCCGTAAAGGCGGGCTATCAGGTGTCTCCAAGGGGAGGCTAAGCGCCAACGAGGTCTCGGAGCAAGCTGTCACAGGTTACGTTTTCTGGTCTGTGTCCACCAGCGTTATCAACGCAGCCATGACAAGCGGGGCTAGCCGCGCATCACCTTATTCCAATCAATCTCATAACCGGCGTCTTGGAGTTCACGACTCAAGGCTTGCTTCCAACCGTCGTCGTTCATCGGCGTCCAGACTACGCCTGCAAAGTCGCTTGGAATCTCAACCTGACCACGCTTTAGTGCGCAGACTCTTTCGCGCCCCAGGCAGCCGAGGAAATAACCGAGCTCCAACAGGACGTTTTGCCTTGCGCGAGGCTCCAATTCCCCACCCTTTACACAGCCCTGGTCGTCCGGCGTGAGCAGCACAACGGCAAATCCTACGTCTCGGTGTCTTTCTATCTTCTCGATCACCGTCCCGCCACGATTTGCCTGTTCATGCAGAATGATTGGCTCTAGACCAAGCTTTTCAAGGAATCGAGCTACCGACTCTCGTGCTCCCTCGTCATGGCCATGGACAACGAACACTCGGCCTGAATGGACGACTCTATCTTGAGGGGATGAGGTGACCTGGACCTCCTCCGAGGCTGAGAGATCCGCCAAATCCTCCTTCAAACTTTTCTGTGCTTGCTCAAGCAGAGCAATAGAGTTTTGTACCCTGCGTTGAATTGGGGTGTGGTAGTCAATCTGCTGTCCGGTACTGACGATCATCGGATAGTACGTGAGGTCTGTGGCGGCTGCGTAGGTCCGATAGGCACTGGTGTCTTCCCCGAAGCATCTGGTCAGACTGTCCTTGATGGCAACCTGCATAGCCTTAAGCTCAGGTGTGTTTCCATTCCGGACGGTGTTGAGGTCAAAAGCGTGAAGCTCTGCAATTCGTTCAGATAGCCGAGCAAGGCCACGGTCGATCTCTTGCAATGTCAGTTTCAGCTTCGGCTGTGGAGGTACAACAGAGGGGGTCTTTCGTGCCATGGTCTACACATTCCTTGGTAGCGGTAGGCTATTATTGCTGATTTGAAATGTCCGATCATCCTTGGGAGGCTCCGGTTGCGCCTTGTCTATGCGAGACTGACTTAATAATTTTTGCGAAGCCCAAAACCGCGCTGGCTTACGAATCGTTGGCGCTGAACCATCGTAAGACGCTGTCCATTGAGCCCAACGAAGAGAGTACTGATGAGTCTCATCCCTATTACAAGAACAAGAATGGGTTCGCATTGCTCT
It includes:
- a CDS encoding DNA-binding protein, which gives rise to MNSFFPVTCSDTLRKIGLLVKARRLFMGLRQADLKASIGVSAHTLRKIEGGSESVDLRSFMLVLWRLGLDESVFVSLDGVENSSEITRYFNHDDAYQSLTSRRVRLAKPKPEDF
- a CDS encoding TIR domain-containing protein, whose translation is MARKTPSVVPPQPKLKLTLQEIDRGLARLSERIAELHAFDLNTVRNGNTPELKAMQVAIKDSLTRCFGEDTSAYRTYAAATDLTYYPMIVSTGQQIDYHTPIQRRVQNSIALLEQAQKSLKEDLADLSASEEVQVTSSPQDRVVHSGRVFVVHGHDEGARESVARFLEKLGLEPIILHEQANRGGTVIEKIERHRDVGFAVVLLTPDDQGCVKGGELEPRARQNVLLELGYFLGCLGRERVCALKRGQVEIPSDFAGVVWTPMNDDGWKQALSRELQDAGYEIDWNKVMRG